In Carya illinoinensis cultivar Pawnee chromosome 7, C.illinoinensisPawnee_v1, whole genome shotgun sequence, the following are encoded in one genomic region:
- the LOC122315049 gene encoding alcohol acyltransferase 9 — MANMLKSSELPDCCYPNQPVLICPSSPTPKHSLYLSNLDDQKFLRFSIKYLYLYKKSVGSDSLKYSLSRVLVDYYPLAGRLRASAEDDQKLKVDCNGEGAVFAEAFMDISAEELLELSKRPNRSLRKLLYRVEALTFLDVPPLVVQVTNLRCGGMILCTAINHCLCDGIGTSQFLHAWAHVTTKPNLDLPITPLHTRHVLKPRNPPQVNFTHPGYTRTNPKDDTHMIMDIAKFLQSQPLVPASLTFTASHILHLKRQCVPSLKCTTFEALASHTWRSWVRSLDLSPSHNVKLLFSVNVRRKLIPEMPQGFYGNGFVLGCAQANARDLVSANLHNGVKLVQQAKSTLDNDYIRSMIDLLEDKTVRTDLSASFVISQWSKLGLEDLDFGEGKPLHMGSLTSDIYCLFLPVVGEFDAVRVLVSMPESIVEKFEYYMKEYLDKEDDHANGCQGEDNIILVD; from the exons ATGGCAAATATGTTAAAATCTTCGGAACTTCCAGACTGTTGTTATCCAAACCAACCCGTGTTAATCTGCCCGAGTAGCCCAACACCCAAGCATTCCCTCTATCTTTCCAATCTCGATGACCAAAAGTTCCTTAGGTTCTCCATTAAATATCTCTACCTTTATAAGAAATCTGTGGGCTCGGATAGCTTGAAATATTCCCTTTCCAGAGTTCTTGTGGATTACTACCCATTGGCTGGGAGGCTGAGGGCCAGTGCTGAGGATGATCAGAAGCTTAAGGTAGATTGTAATGGAGAAGGTGCTGTTTTTGCCGAGGCTTTCATGGACATCAGTGCTGAAGAACTTCTCGAACTTTCCAAGAGACCAAACAGGTCTTTGAGAAAGCTCTTATATAGGGTGGAAGCTCTTACTTTCTTGGATGTTCCTCCCCTTGTAGTTCAG GTGACAAATCTCCGTTGTGGGGGTATGATTCTGTGCACTGCGATCAATCACTGTCTCTGCGATGGCATCGGCACATCTCAATTTCTACACGCCTGGGCCCACGTCACCACCAAACCAAATCTTGATCTACCAATCACACCACTCCACACTCGCCACGTGTTGAAACCCCGAAACCCACCACAGGTAAACTTCACTCATCCTGGATATACCAGAACAAACCCCAAGGACGATACCCACATGATCATGGACATCGCAAAGTTCCTACAATCTCAGCCGCTCGTGCCGGCATCCTTAACCTTCACCGCCTCCCATATCCTTCACCTCAAGAGGCAGTGCGTGCCATCGCTCAAGTGCACCACCTTCGAAGCCCTCGCGTCCCACACCTGGCGCTCCTGGGTAAGATCACTGGACCTTTCCCCCTCGCACAATGTCAAGCTGCTTTTCTCCGTTAACGTCAGGAGAAAGTTGATCCCAGAGATGCCACAGGGGTTTTACGGGAATGGGTTCGTGCTAGGATGCGCCCAGGCCAATGCCAGGGACTTGGTCTCTGCTAACTTGCACAATGGTGTAAAGCTGGTACAGCAAGCTAAATCCACTCTCGACAATGACTATATAAGATCCATGATCGATCTGTTGGAGGACAAAACTGTGAGGACAGACCTGTCTGCAAGTTTTGTCATATCGCAGTGGTCTAAACTGGGCTTAGAGGActtagattttggagaagggaAGCCACTGCACATGGGGTCTCTAACGAGTGATATTTACTGCTTGTTTTTGCCGGTTGTTGGTGAGTTTGATGCCGTGAGAGTGCTGGTGTCCATGCCGGAGAGCATTGTGGAGAAATTCGAGTATTACATGAAGGAATATTTGGATAAAGAAGATGATCATGCTAACGGGTGTCAAGGGGAAGATAATATTATACTAGTGGACTGA
- the LOC122316002 gene encoding anamorsin homolog isoform X2, whose product MENNTMQGSVLAFTDDAVLPVSAVSTTVTELGNKGFELCDPQIITQASSLNQLPMESSSIDIVICISRSAEFPSVRLFEEISRVLKPGGTILIHRTSQSATGETDKTTSTLERNLLLAGFLEAEVLGQKSMVKAKKASWKIGSSFAIKKATKSPITVQINDDSDLIDEDSLLSEEDLKKPQLPLVGDCEVGSTRKACKNCTCGRAEAEQKIQIKPTVEQINNPQSACGSCGLGDAFRCGTCPYKGLPPFKLGEKVSLSGNFLAADI is encoded by the exons ATG GAGAACAACACAATGCAAGGCAGTGTACTGGCATTTACAGACGACGCTGTTCTGCCAGTCAGTGCTGTATCTACTACAGTTACTGAGCTTGGCAATAAAGGGTTTGAACTATGTGATCCTCAAATTATCACTCAAGCATCCTCTTTGA ATCAGCTGCCTATGGAGTCTTCCTCTATAGATATTGTTATTTGTATCAGTAGATCAGCTGAATTTCCCAGTGTTCGGTTATTTGAGGAAATCTCAAGAGTGTTGAAGCCTGGTGGCACAATACTAATTCACAGGACTTCTCAGTCCGCAACAGGGGAAACGGATAAG ACAACCTCCACTCTTGAGCGCAACTTACTTTTGGCAGGGTTCTTAGAAGCAGAGGTCCTTGGACAAAAGTCAATG GTCAAGGCTAAGAAGGCTTCATGGAAGATTGGTTCTTCATTTGCTATCAAGAAGGCCACAAAAAGTCCGATTACAGTTCAGATCAATGATGACTCAGATCTGATTGATGAAGATAGCCTATTAAGTGAAGAGGATTTAAAGAAACCACAGCTACCACTGG TTGGTGATTGTGAAGTTGGAAGCACGAGGAAAGCTTGCAAAAACTGCACGTGCGGGCGGGCTGAAGCAGAGCAGAAAATACAGATAAAACCGACTGTGGAGCAGATTAATAATCCTCAATCAGCTTGCGGCAGT TgtgggctaggggatgcttttCGGTGCGGTACATGTCCTTACAAGGGTCTTCCGCCCTTCAAACTGGGCGAGAAG GTATCGCTATCTGGGAACTTTCTTGCAGCAGACATATAA
- the LOC122316002 gene encoding anamorsin homolog isoform X1 has translation MRKRKSQPNQTDCTCFVFGNWENNTMQGSVLAFTDDAVLPVSAVSTTVTELGNKGFELCDPQIITQASSLNQLPMESSSIDIVICISRSAEFPSVRLFEEISRVLKPGGTILIHRTSQSATGETDKTTSTLERNLLLAGFLEAEVLGQKSMVKAKKASWKIGSSFAIKKATKSPITVQINDDSDLIDEDSLLSEEDLKKPQLPLVGDCEVGSTRKACKNCTCGRAEAEQKIQIKPTVEQINNPQSACGSCGLGDAFRCGTCPYKGLPPFKLGEKVSLSGNFLAADI, from the exons ATGCGCAAGAGGAAATCACAGCCCAATCAAACCGATTGtacatgttttgtttttggaaacTGG GAGAACAACACAATGCAAGGCAGTGTACTGGCATTTACAGACGACGCTGTTCTGCCAGTCAGTGCTGTATCTACTACAGTTACTGAGCTTGGCAATAAAGGGTTTGAACTATGTGATCCTCAAATTATCACTCAAGCATCCTCTTTGA ATCAGCTGCCTATGGAGTCTTCCTCTATAGATATTGTTATTTGTATCAGTAGATCAGCTGAATTTCCCAGTGTTCGGTTATTTGAGGAAATCTCAAGAGTGTTGAAGCCTGGTGGCACAATACTAATTCACAGGACTTCTCAGTCCGCAACAGGGGAAACGGATAAG ACAACCTCCACTCTTGAGCGCAACTTACTTTTGGCAGGGTTCTTAGAAGCAGAGGTCCTTGGACAAAAGTCAATG GTCAAGGCTAAGAAGGCTTCATGGAAGATTGGTTCTTCATTTGCTATCAAGAAGGCCACAAAAAGTCCGATTACAGTTCAGATCAATGATGACTCAGATCTGATTGATGAAGATAGCCTATTAAGTGAAGAGGATTTAAAGAAACCACAGCTACCACTGG TTGGTGATTGTGAAGTTGGAAGCACGAGGAAAGCTTGCAAAAACTGCACGTGCGGGCGGGCTGAAGCAGAGCAGAAAATACAGATAAAACCGACTGTGGAGCAGATTAATAATCCTCAATCAGCTTGCGGCAGT TgtgggctaggggatgcttttCGGTGCGGTACATGTCCTTACAAGGGTCTTCCGCCCTTCAAACTGGGCGAGAAG GTATCGCTATCTGGGAACTTTCTTGCAGCAGACATATAA
- the LOC122316001 gene encoding cyclin-T1-3 isoform X1, whose protein sequence is MPQQGISRAAGSMCLPEEPHCDIRKWYFSRKEIEDHSPSRKDGIDLEYESHLRESYCKFIQRLGEKLKVPQVKIASGMLLCHRFYMRQSHAKNDWQTIATASTFLACKIGDTPRFLKDVVLLSYEMMYEWDRLAPQRIRKEHKLYDKQRELILIGERLLLSTIAFDLDIQLPYQPLVAGLKKLDLSNLAKVAWNFVNDTLRTTLCLQYKPHYIAAGSIFLAATALESMELLTKKKNFWWLEFEISPKQLKEVIQHMMLTLKQNIKQVPPATRGRITQSVAPVQKAMVNGQNPGGGSAADCSSSCSNLVEAGGVRSNKSQNLERGDCHLSVKEALPSKTNDNGCDGGTVEDQSQVKPKTVESDQRSSYQIFPNQNNHIKIDTNRIREALKRKRRGTAADMKFAEATNSEMDSEAWIERELENGIELEYSSLAKKQREEVVSF, encoded by the exons atgcctcag CAGGGGATTTCTAGAGCTGCAGGAAGCATGTGCTTGCCAGAAGAGCCTCATTGCGATATACGTAAGTGGTATTTCAgtagaaaagaaattgaagacCATTCCCCCTCCAGGAAGGATGGAATTGATTTGGAGTATGAGTCGCATTTGCGGGAGTCATACTGCAAATTTATTCAAAGGCTTGGCGAGAAGCTTAAAGT GCCTCAGGTGAAAATAGCAAGTGGAATGTTGTTGTGCCACCGGTTTTATATGCGTCAATCTCATGCTAAGAATGATTGGCAG ACAATTGCTACTGCGAGCACATTTCTTGCTTGCAAAATTGGGGACACACCGCGCTTCCTGAAGGATGTTGTTCTTCTGTCTTATGAGATGATGTACGAATGGGATCGTTTGGCCCCGCAAAGAATAAGAAAAGAACAT AAACTATATGATAAGCAGAGGGAACTAATCTTAATCGGGGAGAGGCTTTTGTTGTCAACAATTGCTTTTGATCTTGATATTCAACTTCCATACCAGCCTCTTGTTGCTGGTCTGAAGAAATTGGATCTCTCTAACCTTGCTAAAGTAGCATGGAATTTTGTGAATGACAC GCTTCGGACAACATTGTGTTTGCAGTACAAGCCTCATTATATTGCGGCCGGTTCCATCTTTCTTGCTGCCACTGCTTTAGAAAGTATGGAATTGCTTacgaagaagaaaaatttttggTGGCTGGAGTTTGAAATTTCACCGAAACAGTTAAAAG AGGTCATCCAGCATATGATGCTCACGTTGAAGCAAAACATAAAACAAGTGCCACCAGCCACACGTGGGAGGATCACTCAATCTGTAGCTCCAGTTCAAAAGGCAATGGTTAATGGCCAAAACCCTGGTGGAGGCTCAGCTGCTGATTGCTCTTCTAGCTGTAGTAACCTGGTCGAGGCTGGAGGTGTAAGGTCTAATAAAAGCCAGAATCTGGAAAGAGGTGACTGCCATCTTTCTGTTAAAGAAGCTTTACCATCTAAGACAAATGATAATGGCTGTGACGGTGGTACTGTTGAGGACCAGAGTCAGGTCAAGCCAAAAACAGTAGAATCTGATCAGAGGTCAAGCTACCAGATTTTCCCCAATCAAAATAACCATATTAAGATTGACACTAACCGGATCAGAGAGGCATTGAAACGGAAGAGACGTGGCACTGCTGCGGATATGAAGTTTGCTGAAGCCACAAATTCTGAGATGGATAGTGAGGCGTGGATAGAGAGAGAGCTGGAAAATGGAATAGAGCTAGAATATTCCTCTTTAGCGAAGAAACAGAGAGAAGAGGTTGTGAGCTTTTGA
- the LOC122316001 gene encoding cyclin-T1-3 isoform X2 — protein MPQGISRAAGSMCLPEEPHCDIRKWYFSRKEIEDHSPSRKDGIDLEYESHLRESYCKFIQRLGEKLKVPQVKIASGMLLCHRFYMRQSHAKNDWQTIATASTFLACKIGDTPRFLKDVVLLSYEMMYEWDRLAPQRIRKEHKLYDKQRELILIGERLLLSTIAFDLDIQLPYQPLVAGLKKLDLSNLAKVAWNFVNDTLRTTLCLQYKPHYIAAGSIFLAATALESMELLTKKKNFWWLEFEISPKQLKEVIQHMMLTLKQNIKQVPPATRGRITQSVAPVQKAMVNGQNPGGGSAADCSSSCSNLVEAGGVRSNKSQNLERGDCHLSVKEALPSKTNDNGCDGGTVEDQSQVKPKTVESDQRSSYQIFPNQNNHIKIDTNRIREALKRKRRGTAADMKFAEATNSEMDSEAWIERELENGIELEYSSLAKKQREEVVSF, from the exons atgcctcag GGGATTTCTAGAGCTGCAGGAAGCATGTGCTTGCCAGAAGAGCCTCATTGCGATATACGTAAGTGGTATTTCAgtagaaaagaaattgaagacCATTCCCCCTCCAGGAAGGATGGAATTGATTTGGAGTATGAGTCGCATTTGCGGGAGTCATACTGCAAATTTATTCAAAGGCTTGGCGAGAAGCTTAAAGT GCCTCAGGTGAAAATAGCAAGTGGAATGTTGTTGTGCCACCGGTTTTATATGCGTCAATCTCATGCTAAGAATGATTGGCAG ACAATTGCTACTGCGAGCACATTTCTTGCTTGCAAAATTGGGGACACACCGCGCTTCCTGAAGGATGTTGTTCTTCTGTCTTATGAGATGATGTACGAATGGGATCGTTTGGCCCCGCAAAGAATAAGAAAAGAACAT AAACTATATGATAAGCAGAGGGAACTAATCTTAATCGGGGAGAGGCTTTTGTTGTCAACAATTGCTTTTGATCTTGATATTCAACTTCCATACCAGCCTCTTGTTGCTGGTCTGAAGAAATTGGATCTCTCTAACCTTGCTAAAGTAGCATGGAATTTTGTGAATGACAC GCTTCGGACAACATTGTGTTTGCAGTACAAGCCTCATTATATTGCGGCCGGTTCCATCTTTCTTGCTGCCACTGCTTTAGAAAGTATGGAATTGCTTacgaagaagaaaaatttttggTGGCTGGAGTTTGAAATTTCACCGAAACAGTTAAAAG AGGTCATCCAGCATATGATGCTCACGTTGAAGCAAAACATAAAACAAGTGCCACCAGCCACACGTGGGAGGATCACTCAATCTGTAGCTCCAGTTCAAAAGGCAATGGTTAATGGCCAAAACCCTGGTGGAGGCTCAGCTGCTGATTGCTCTTCTAGCTGTAGTAACCTGGTCGAGGCTGGAGGTGTAAGGTCTAATAAAAGCCAGAATCTGGAAAGAGGTGACTGCCATCTTTCTGTTAAAGAAGCTTTACCATCTAAGACAAATGATAATGGCTGTGACGGTGGTACTGTTGAGGACCAGAGTCAGGTCAAGCCAAAAACAGTAGAATCTGATCAGAGGTCAAGCTACCAGATTTTCCCCAATCAAAATAACCATATTAAGATTGACACTAACCGGATCAGAGAGGCATTGAAACGGAAGAGACGTGGCACTGCTGCGGATATGAAGTTTGCTGAAGCCACAAATTCTGAGATGGATAGTGAGGCGTGGATAGAGAGAGAGCTGGAAAATGGAATAGAGCTAGAATATTCCTCTTTAGCGAAGAAACAGAGAGAAGAGGTTGTGAGCTTTTGA